One window of Methylococcus sp. EFPC2 genomic DNA carries:
- a CDS encoding DUF1501 domain-containing protein codes for MSNTSRRDFLLKSGYGLGGLTLSALLPGGGILATPVLAADFADPLAPKQPHFTPKVKSVIWLHQNGAPSTLDLYDYKPELVRLAGQEIPPSFLEGIKVAIRGGTGKLYASKRTWKQYGESGAWFSDLLPNLAQHADKIAFIKSSTTVGATHDISILKLNTGNLTPGRPTLGAWVSYALGSANPDLPPYVVLYNDKKEPRGGANNWSAGFLPAVYQGTAFRPGDSPILHLEAPEFVSAAEEHSNLDLLNRLNRLGQERYPQDSELAARNRSYELAARMEVAAPEAVDLAKESDATKELYGLNDEVSKGYGTNLLRARRLVERGVRFIQVVSGQLEVAGDNRDWDAHSNLDENHGKHARAVDKPIAGLLADLKERGLLDSTLIVWTSEFGRTSYGQSGNGRDHNPWGYTQWLAGGGVKAGTTFGQTDEVGLQSVGRKVDTYDLHATVLQLLGLDHLKTIYKHNGRAERPTVVYGEVVKELLA; via the coding sequence ATGAGCAATACATCGCGTCGGGATTTTCTACTCAAGTCCGGCTACGGCCTCGGGGGGCTCACGCTGAGCGCCTTGTTGCCTGGCGGCGGCATCCTGGCTACGCCGGTACTGGCCGCCGATTTCGCCGATCCTCTGGCGCCCAAGCAGCCGCATTTCACGCCCAAGGTGAAGTCGGTGATCTGGCTGCATCAGAACGGAGCGCCCAGCACACTGGATCTGTACGACTACAAGCCGGAGCTGGTCCGCCTGGCGGGCCAGGAGATTCCGCCTTCCTTCCTTGAAGGGATCAAGGTGGCCATCCGGGGCGGCACCGGTAAGCTGTATGCCTCCAAGCGCACCTGGAAGCAGTATGGCGAGAGCGGCGCCTGGTTTTCCGACCTGCTGCCCAATCTGGCCCAGCACGCCGACAAGATCGCCTTCATCAAATCCAGCACCACGGTCGGCGCCACCCACGACATCTCCATCCTCAAGCTGAACACCGGCAACCTCACGCCGGGACGTCCGACCCTGGGGGCCTGGGTCAGCTACGCGCTGGGTTCCGCCAATCCGGACCTGCCGCCCTACGTCGTGCTCTACAACGACAAGAAGGAGCCGCGCGGCGGGGCGAACAACTGGAGTGCGGGCTTCCTGCCGGCCGTGTATCAGGGTACGGCCTTCCGTCCGGGCGATTCACCCATCCTCCACCTGGAGGCGCCGGAGTTCGTCTCCGCGGCCGAGGAACACAGCAACCTGGATCTGTTGAACCGGCTGAACCGGCTGGGCCAGGAGCGTTACCCGCAAGACAGCGAGCTGGCGGCACGCAATCGTTCCTACGAATTGGCGGCGCGCATGGAAGTCGCCGCTCCCGAGGCGGTCGATCTGGCCAAGGAATCCGATGCCACCAAGGAGTTGTACGGCCTGAACGACGAGGTCAGCAAAGGTTACGGCACCAATTTGCTGCGGGCGCGTCGTCTGGTTGAGCGCGGGGTACGCTTCATCCAGGTGGTCTCCGGCCAGTTGGAAGTGGCGGGCGACAACCGCGACTGGGACGCGCACAGCAATCTCGACGAGAATCACGGCAAGCACGCCCGCGCGGTCGACAAACCCATCGCCGGCCTGCTCGCCGACCTCAAGGAGCGCGGCCTGCTGGATTCCACCCTGATCGTCTGGACCTCCGAGTTCGGCCGCACTTCCTACGGCCAGAGCGGCAACGGCCGCGACCACAATCCCTGGGGCTACACCCAGTGGCTGGCCGGTGGCGGCGTGAAGGCCGGAACCACCTTCGGCCAGACCGACGAGGTCGGCCTGCAGTCGGTCGGCCGCAAGGTCGACACCTACGACTTGCATGCGACCGTCCTGCAATTGCTGGGTCTCGATCATCTCAAGACCATATACAAACACAACGGCCGCGCCGAGCGTCCGACCGTGGTTTATGGAGAAGTTGTGAAGGAGTTGCTCGCGTAA
- a CDS encoding tail fiber protein → MKFPFQALALSAALALAFQAQGETASPLLNYQGVLTESVPANGTVKLTFNLYDSAESQTAVWGPQVFDGVPVVGGRYGVILGSTDASGRPLAGVIGVKGSYLGVSVDGREIQPRQPIAQAAAAQTAVPPAAAGSPGSEGVPAGTIAAYWSSQAPAGWLLADGSPIPEGAQYDRLRAIVNGNLPDLRGLFLRGLGQNADPAFRYEGDAARTLAQFQQDEFKSHAHVFDDFTFSENTGVPGKAWGNSGGSDIDNTPGSPFSHSTAASGGGETRPKNAGVYWIIKY, encoded by the coding sequence ATGAAATTCCCGTTCCAGGCGCTGGCGCTGTCGGCGGCATTGGCCCTCGCTTTTCAGGCCCAGGGCGAAACGGCATCCCCCCTGCTCAACTATCAGGGCGTACTCACGGAGTCCGTGCCGGCGAACGGCACCGTGAAGCTGACGTTTAACCTCTACGACTCGGCCGAGTCGCAGACCGCCGTGTGGGGCCCGCAAGTCTTCGATGGCGTGCCCGTGGTGGGTGGCCGATACGGTGTGATTCTGGGCTCGACCGATGCGTCCGGCCGCCCCCTCGCCGGTGTGATCGGTGTTAAGGGGAGCTATCTGGGCGTCTCGGTGGACGGCAGGGAAATTCAGCCCAGGCAGCCGATAGCCCAGGCTGCCGCCGCGCAAACCGCCGTTCCGCCGGCAGCGGCCGGCTCGCCGGGTTCGGAGGGCGTTCCCGCGGGCACCATCGCGGCCTATTGGAGCAGCCAGGCGCCGGCAGGCTGGTTGCTGGCCGATGGATCGCCGATACCGGAGGGCGCGCAGTACGACCGCCTCAGGGCCATCGTCAACGGCAATTTGCCGGACCTGCGCGGCCTGTTCCTCCGCGGCCTCGGACAGAACGCCGATCCGGCTTTCCGCTACGAAGGCGACGCGGCCCGTACCCTAGCGCAATTTCAGCAGGACGAATTCAAGAGCCACGCCCACGTGTTCGACGACTTTACGTTTTCCGAGAATACCGGCGTTCCGGGCAAGGCCTGGGGGAATTCCGGGGGTTCGGATATCGACAATACGCCGGGCAGTCCTTTCAGCCATAGCACCGCGGCCAGCGGGGGCGGAGAGACCCGTCCGAAAAACGCCGGCGTGTATTGGATAATCAAATATTGA
- a CDS encoding DUF1549 and DUF1553 domain-containing protein, which yields MNKKIYLAVLLGLATAAAIAAEEKPPVDVAQVVPAEAPAKKDNKLWSWQPVQPVGLPQVQHKDWIRTPVDAFVVAKQEAAGLEPSPEADRAAFIRRATLDAWGLIPTPQDVEAFVNDTSPDAYEKLVDRLLSSHRYGERQARRWLDLARYADSAGFDNDETRPNMWRYRDYVINSFNLDKPYNRFVKEQIAGDEIAPDDQNALIATGFLRGFPDNLNSRDLIQNKYQTVTDMTDTVGKVFLGQTVECARCHNHKFDKISQKDYFALQAFFANSIAIDHIPAEQGQQEVEFKQAWAKYEEAVKPIQAAKKALIDPVRPQAVKYAKELFDDTTRVSLDKPESEWTAHDRWINYRFSKWQTDDSLAGYLTETSQNKDEPSYNPENAKRAEEYRKLRAAGQKLLAQRPHGSDTISAITELGATGVPPTYVLFGGIQDRPLDEVQPAFPAGITDEKPVITPTANSSGRRTALANWIASENNPLTARVYVNRVWEQYFGRGIVETVSDFGKAGAKPTHPELLDYLADDFVRNGWSVKQLHRQILLSSVYRQSSANRDEVAKADPDNKLLAVFPRKRLEAEEIRDSLLVASGKLEEKIGGPSVFAPVPGNLTPGKGVIDGAPFWEQPRKAGDENRRSVYIFTRRSTPYPLLESFDMASAQEVHSKRDVTTTPLQALTLLHSDVVFGWSQALAGRVISEAGKDESAQLDRLYQILFARTPNATEKDALRAFLDDQEKRIKTKALAGKFGLNVPTGLKDAQAIDPIRAAAFVDLVHAVANSNEFAYRI from the coding sequence ATGAATAAGAAAATCTATCTGGCCGTATTGCTGGGTCTTGCGACTGCAGCGGCTATCGCGGCGGAGGAAAAGCCGCCGGTCGATGTGGCGCAAGTCGTTCCGGCCGAAGCGCCGGCAAAAAAAGACAACAAGCTTTGGTCCTGGCAGCCGGTGCAGCCGGTTGGATTGCCGCAGGTCCAGCACAAGGACTGGATACGTACGCCGGTCGATGCCTTCGTCGTGGCCAAGCAGGAGGCCGCTGGTCTCGAGCCTTCGCCCGAAGCGGATCGCGCCGCGTTCATACGCCGCGCCACGCTGGATGCCTGGGGTCTGATACCCACGCCCCAGGACGTCGAAGCGTTTGTGAATGATACATCGCCCGACGCCTACGAGAAGCTGGTCGACCGCCTGCTGTCGTCTCACCGTTACGGCGAGCGCCAGGCGCGGCGTTGGCTCGATCTCGCGCGTTATGCGGACAGCGCCGGTTTCGACAACGATGAAACCCGTCCCAACATGTGGCGCTATCGCGATTACGTGATCAATTCCTTCAATCTGGACAAGCCCTACAACCGCTTCGTCAAGGAGCAGATCGCCGGCGACGAGATTGCCCCGGACGACCAGAATGCGCTGATCGCCACCGGCTTCCTGCGCGGATTTCCCGATAATCTCAATTCCCGCGACCTGATACAGAACAAGTATCAGACCGTCACGGACATGACCGATACCGTGGGCAAGGTATTCCTGGGTCAGACGGTCGAATGCGCGCGCTGCCACAACCACAAGTTCGACAAGATCAGCCAGAAGGACTACTTCGCGCTGCAAGCCTTCTTCGCCAATTCCATAGCCATCGATCACATCCCCGCCGAGCAGGGGCAGCAGGAGGTCGAATTCAAGCAGGCGTGGGCCAAATACGAAGAAGCCGTGAAACCCATACAGGCGGCGAAAAAGGCCTTGATCGACCCGGTCAGACCTCAGGCGGTCAAGTATGCCAAGGAGCTTTTCGACGACACCACCCGGGTTTCACTCGACAAGCCCGAAAGTGAATGGACGGCCCATGACCGCTGGATCAACTACCGTTTCAGCAAGTGGCAGACCGACGACTCCCTGGCCGGTTACTTGACGGAGACCTCGCAGAACAAGGACGAGCCGAGCTACAACCCGGAAAACGCGAAACGTGCGGAAGAGTACAGGAAGCTCCGGGCGGCGGGTCAGAAACTGCTGGCGCAAAGACCCCATGGCTCGGACACCATTTCCGCCATCACGGAGCTCGGAGCTACCGGCGTACCGCCGACTTACGTGCTGTTCGGCGGGATCCAGGATAGGCCGCTGGACGAAGTGCAACCGGCATTCCCCGCCGGGATTACCGACGAGAAGCCGGTCATCACGCCGACCGCCAATTCATCCGGCCGGCGCACGGCCCTGGCCAACTGGATCGCCAGCGAAAACAATCCCCTCACCGCCCGGGTCTATGTGAACCGGGTGTGGGAGCAGTACTTCGGCCGTGGCATCGTCGAAACGGTCAGCGATTTCGGCAAGGCCGGCGCGAAGCCGACACATCCCGAACTGCTGGATTATCTGGCCGACGATTTCGTCAGAAACGGCTGGAGCGTGAAACAGCTGCATCGGCAGATTTTGCTGTCCAGCGTTTACCGGCAGTCTTCGGCGAATCGCGACGAGGTGGCCAAGGCCGACCCGGACAACAAGCTGTTGGCGGTGTTCCCGCGCAAGCGCCTGGAAGCCGAGGAGATCCGCGACTCGCTGCTGGTCGCCTCCGGCAAGCTGGAAGAAAAAATCGGCGGCCCGAGCGTATTCGCGCCGGTACCGGGAAACCTGACGCCGGGCAAGGGTGTGATCGACGGCGCGCCTTTCTGGGAGCAGCCGAGAAAAGCGGGCGATGAAAACCGCCGCAGTGTCTATATCTTCACGCGGCGCAGCACGCCTTATCCCCTGCTGGAGTCTTTCGACATGGCTTCCGCTCAGGAAGTGCACAGCAAGCGCGATGTCACCACCACGCCGCTGCAAGCGCTCACCCTGTTGCATAGCGACGTGGTGTTCGGCTGGTCTCAGGCGCTGGCGGGCCGGGTGATCTCCGAGGCCGGCAAGGACGAGTCGGCTCAATTGGATCGGCTTTACCAGATCCTGTTCGCGCGGACGCCGAATGCAACCGAGAAAGATGCCCTGCGGGCGTTCCTGGACGACCAGGAAAAACGCATCAAGACCAAGGCTCTGGCCGGCAAGTTCGGGCTTAACGTCCCGACCGGCCTGAAGGATGCCCAGGCGATCGATCCGATACGGGCCGCGGCCTTCGTCGATCTGGTGCACGCTGTCGCCAACTCCAACGAATTCGCTTACCGCATCTAG
- a CDS encoding cytochrome c produces MNKKLILALGLTAMASAALAGPIEDQIRFRQSAYSFSAWNLGKIKAQVVDKPDTYNKEQVLAAAKALAAIADSGLATQLYGPGTDQGTGWQKTRLKPEYFEKKEKAEEVQQAFIKETAELAKVAEAGDVGAIKAQFAKVSGTCKSCHDAFRLKDVE; encoded by the coding sequence ATGAATAAAAAGCTGATACTGGCACTGGGCTTGACCGCCATGGCGAGCGCCGCACTGGCCGGTCCGATCGAAGATCAGATCCGCTTCCGCCAGTCCGCCTATTCCTTCTCCGCCTGGAACCTTGGCAAGATCAAGGCCCAGGTCGTGGATAAGCCGGACACCTACAACAAGGAACAAGTCCTGGCGGCGGCGAAAGCCCTCGCCGCCATCGCCGACTCCGGTTTAGCCACCCAGTTGTACGGACCCGGCACCGACCAGGGCACCGGCTGGCAGAAGACCCGGCTGAAACCGGAATATTTCGAGAAGAAAGAGAAGGCGGAAGAAGTTCAGCAGGCCTTCATCAAGGAAACCGCGGAATTGGCCAAGGTCGCCGAAGCGGGCGACGTCGGCGCGATCAAGGCGCAGTTCGCCAAGGTCAGCGGCACCTGCAAGAGCTGCCACGACGCGTTCCGCCTGAAAGACGTCGAGTGA
- a CDS encoding DUF1501 domain-containing protein, with the protein MSNTSRRDFLLKTGYGLGGLTLSALLPGGGIFATPVLAAEFADPLAPKQPHFPAKVKSVIWLHQDGAPSTLDLYDYKPELVRLAGQEIPPSFLNGIKVAIRGGTGKLFASNRSWKQHGQSGAWFSDLLPNLAQHADEIAFIKSSTTVGATHNISVLKLNTGNLTPGRPSLGAWISYALGSANPDLPAYVVLYNDKKEPRGGAVNWSSGFLPAVYQGTVFRPGDSPILHLDRPEFVSTNEEAGTLDLINRLNREDAARYPHDTELLARNRSYELAARMEAAAPEAVDLSKESDATKELYGLNDEISKGYGTNLLRARRLVERGVRFIQVVSGELDVKGQSRNWDAHDSLDENHGKHARAVDKPIAGLLADLKARGLLDSTLIVWTSEFGRTSYGQSGNGRDHNPWGYTQWLAGGGVKAGTTFGQTDEVGLQSVGKKVDTYDLHATVLQQLGLDHLKTIFMHNGRAERPTVVYGEVVKELLA; encoded by the coding sequence ATGAGCAACACTTCGCGTCGGGACTTCTTGCTTAAAACCGGCTATGGCCTGGGCGGATTGACCCTGAGTGCGCTGCTGCCGGGCGGCGGCATTTTCGCCACCCCGGTACTGGCCGCGGAATTCGCCGATCCTCTGGCACCCAAACAGCCGCACTTCCCCGCCAAGGTCAAGTCGGTGATCTGGCTGCATCAGGACGGGGCCCCCAGCACGCTGGACCTGTACGATTACAAGCCGGAATTGGTCCGGCTGGCGGGACAGGAAATTCCGCCCTCCTTCCTGAACGGCATCAAGGTGGCCATCCGCGGCGGCACCGGCAAGCTGTTCGCCTCCAACCGCAGCTGGAAGCAGCACGGCCAGAGCGGCGCCTGGTTTTCCGACCTTCTGCCCAATCTGGCGCAACACGCCGACGAGATCGCCTTCATCAAGTCCAGCACGACGGTGGGCGCGACCCATAATATCTCGGTGCTCAAGCTGAACACCGGCAATCTGACGCCGGGACGTCCGTCGCTGGGCGCCTGGATCAGTTACGCGCTCGGTTCCGCCAACCCGGACCTGCCGGCCTATGTCGTGCTTTACAACGACAAGAAGGAGCCGCGCGGCGGCGCGGTGAACTGGAGCTCGGGCTTCCTCCCCGCCGTTTATCAAGGGACCGTGTTTCGTCCTGGCGACTCCCCCATCCTGCATCTGGATCGGCCGGAATTCGTATCCACGAATGAAGAAGCCGGCACACTGGATCTGATCAACCGCTTGAACCGCGAGGATGCCGCACGCTACCCGCATGACACCGAGCTTCTGGCGCGCAACCGTTCCTACGAACTGGCGGCACGAATGGAGGCGGCGGCGCCGGAAGCGGTCGATCTGTCCAAGGAGTCCGATGCCACCAAGGAGTTGTATGGCCTGAATGACGAGATCAGCAAGGGCTATGGCACCAATTTGCTGCGGGCGCGGCGTCTGGTCGAGCGCGGCGTGCGCTTCATCCAGGTGGTTTCCGGGGAACTGGACGTCAAGGGCCAGAGCCGGAACTGGGACGCGCACGACAGCCTCGATGAAAATCACGGCAAACATGCCAGGGCAGTGGACAAGCCCATCGCCGGCTTGCTCGCCGATCTGAAGGCGCGGGGGCTGCTCGACTCCACCCTGATCGTGTGGACCTCGGAGTTCGGCCGCACGTCGTACGGCCAGAGCGGCAACGGCCGCGACCACAACCCCTGGGGCTACACCCAGTGGCTGGCCGGCGGCGGCGTCAAAGCCGGGACCACCTTCGGGCAGACCGACGAAGTCGGCCTGCAATCGGTCGGCAAGAAAGTCGACACCTACGATCTGCATGCCACCGTGCTTCAGCAGTTGGGGCTGGACCATCTCAAGACCATCTTCATGCACAACGGGCGCGCCGAGCGTCCCACCGTGGTTTACGGTGAAGTGGTGAAGGAGTTGCTGGCCTAG
- a CDS encoding DUF1549 and DUF1553 domain-containing protein, protein MRNTLYSAVLLSLSAAAATAADNPQAQPGQSAAAAEAPAKKDNKLWSWQPVQSVAVPQVQHKDWIRTPIDAFVAAKQEAAGLDPAPEADRAAFIRRATLDAWGLIPTPEEVQAFVSDQSPNAYEKLVDRLLASPRYGERQARRWLDLARYADSQGFDNDQTRPNMWRYRDYVVDAFNQDKPYTQFIKEQLAGDELWPDKQDALIATGFLRGFPDNPNGRDLVQKKYQHTTDITDTVGKVFLAQTVECARCHNHKFDKISQKDYFALQAFFANSIGVDNIPVAQKGQQEIEYEKAWAKYEEALKPIKEAKKALIDPVREAANKYYKERYNEATLVSLNKPQSEWNAHDRWVNAAYGSYIDDDRLSNYLQDTSINKDAPDYNAENAPRWEAYKKLREEVRKLDKLRPEGSVAVSAMSELGHSDAPPTYVLFGGLLERPLDEVQPAFPENLTSEKPVIVPTATSSGRRTALANWIASEKNPLTARVFVNRVWEQYFGRGIVETVSDFGKAGTKPTNPELLDYLADNFVHNDWSVKKLHRDILLSSVYRQSSSHREDAYKVDPDNNLLAVFPRKRLEAEEIRDSLLAASGKLDEKLGGPSVFPPIPANLVVGNSNVDGSSYWRVSKDERDHNRRSLYVFTRRSVAYPLLEPFDMATPQEVHSKRDVTTTPLQALTLLHSDVVFGWSKALAGRVINEAGKEESAQLDRLYQILFARTPDRAEKDALQAFLTTQEKVIKQKAAAGKFGLNVPTGLKDAESLDPIRAAAFVDLVHTVANSNEFAYRL, encoded by the coding sequence ATGAGAAACACCTTATACAGCGCCGTATTGCTGAGCTTGTCGGCTGCGGCGGCCACGGCGGCCGACAACCCGCAGGCCCAGCCGGGTCAGTCTGCGGCGGCGGCGGAAGCGCCGGCGAAGAAGGACAACAAGCTATGGTCCTGGCAACCGGTGCAGTCCGTGGCGGTGCCGCAGGTGCAGCACAAGGACTGGATACGCACGCCCATCGACGCTTTCGTCGCAGCCAAACAGGAGGCGGCGGGTCTCGATCCTGCGCCCGAAGCCGACCGTGCCGCCTTCATCCGCCGCGCCACCCTGGACGCCTGGGGCCTCATCCCCACTCCCGAGGAAGTACAGGCCTTCGTCAGCGACCAGTCGCCGAACGCCTACGAAAAACTGGTCGACCGCCTGCTGGCTTCGCCGCGCTACGGCGAGCGCCAGGCCCGCCGCTGGCTGGACTTGGCCCGCTATGCGGACAGCCAGGGCTTCGACAACGACCAGACCCGCCCGAATATGTGGCGCTACCGCGATTACGTCGTGGATGCCTTCAATCAGGACAAGCCTTATACCCAATTCATCAAGGAGCAGTTGGCGGGCGACGAGTTATGGCCGGACAAGCAGGACGCCCTGATCGCCACCGGCTTTTTGCGGGGTTTTCCGGATAATCCCAACGGCCGCGACCTGGTGCAGAAAAAGTATCAGCACACCACCGACATAACCGATACCGTGGGCAAGGTATTCCTCGCGCAAACCGTGGAATGCGCGCGTTGCCATAACCACAAGTTCGACAAGATTTCGCAGAAGGATTATTTCGCCCTGCAGGCGTTCTTCGCCAACTCCATAGGGGTCGACAATATACCGGTGGCGCAGAAAGGCCAGCAGGAAATCGAGTATGAGAAGGCCTGGGCCAAATACGAGGAAGCCCTCAAGCCGATCAAGGAAGCGAAAAAGGCCTTGATCGATCCGGTTCGCGAGGCGGCGAACAAGTATTACAAGGAGCGTTATAACGAAGCGACCCTGGTTTCCCTCAACAAGCCGCAGAGCGAATGGAATGCGCACGACCGCTGGGTCAATGCGGCCTACGGCAGTTATATCGACGACGACCGCCTGTCGAATTATCTCCAGGATACTTCGATCAACAAGGACGCCCCGGATTACAACGCGGAGAACGCCCCGCGCTGGGAAGCCTACAAGAAGCTGCGCGAAGAGGTTAGGAAGCTGGACAAGCTGAGGCCCGAAGGCTCGGTTGCTGTGTCGGCCATGTCGGAATTGGGTCACTCCGATGCGCCGCCCACCTATGTGCTGTTCGGCGGACTTCTGGAGAGGCCGCTGGATGAAGTTCAGCCGGCCTTCCCGGAAAACCTGACCAGCGAAAAGCCGGTGATCGTGCCGACCGCGACCTCGTCCGGCCGCCGTACCGCGCTGGCCAACTGGATCGCCAGCGAGAAAAACCCGCTGACCGCGCGCGTATTCGTCAACCGGGTGTGGGAGCAGTATTTCGGCCGCGGCATCGTCGAGACGGTGAGCGATTTCGGCAAGGCGGGCACCAAGCCCACGAATCCGGAATTGCTGGACTATCTGGCGGACAACTTCGTGCATAACGACTGGAGCGTGAAGAAGCTGCACCGCGACATCCTGTTGTCCAGCGTCTATCGCCAGTCTTCCTCCCACCGCGAGGATGCGTACAAGGTGGACCCCGACAACAACCTGCTGGCCGTGTTCCCGCGCAAGCGCCTGGAGGCCGAGGAGATCCGCGATTCCTTGCTGGCCGCTTCCGGCAAGCTGGACGAGAAGCTGGGCGGACCCAGTGTGTTCCCGCCCATCCCGGCCAACCTGGTCGTCGGCAATTCCAACGTCGACGGCAGCTCCTACTGGCGGGTGTCCAAGGACGAACGCGACCACAACCGTCGCAGCCTCTACGTCTTCACGCGGCGCAGTGTCGCCTACCCCTTGCTGGAGCCCTTCGACATGGCGACCCCGCAGGAGGTGCACAGCAAGCGCGACGTGACCACCACCCCGCTGCAGGCGCTCACCCTGCTGCATAGCGACGTGGTGTTCGGCTGGTCGAAGGCGCTGGCCGGTCGGGTCATCAATGAAGCGGGCAAGGAAGAGTCGGCGCAGCTGGACAGGCTCTACCAGATCCTGTTCGCACGGACGCCGGACCGAGCCGAGAAGGACGCCTTGCAGGCCTTCCTCACGACCCAGGAAAAGGTCATCAAGCAGAAGGCGGCTGCGGGCAAGTTCGGACTCAACGTTCCAACCGGTCTGAAGGACGCCGAATCGCTGGATCCCATCCGGGCGGCCGCGTTCGTCGATCTGGTACACACGGTCGCGAACTCCAACGAGTTCGCCTACCGGCTCTAA